The Tenrec ecaudatus isolate mTenEca1 chromosome 14, mTenEca1.hap1, whole genome shotgun sequence genome contains a region encoding:
- the CEP170B gene encoding centrosomal protein of 170 kDa protein B isoform X4: MRVPDQKYITLKVNDVIRFGYDSNLYVLERVQHRLPEEALKHEKYTSQLQLSVRSALPKKDEPPPDHTPYCEAANPRLEKVERRPGPEAVTYRTPLYGQPSWWGEEDAGHQPEDRNQEESDPDPACGPAQQDGELRGPLAGPRAAVEPQGYAFRREPSYFEIPTKESPPPLPPPPPPTTRSPEVPAHEVPTKEPVLGGAGVAPAVQSHASFTIEFDDCSPGKVKIKDHVTKFTRRQQRPLGKEATPAEMVSAQTKVADWLVQNDPSLLRRAGLGHDGHSTKSDLPVHTRTLRGHKHQDGTQSDSEDPLAVAAAAAANGTEAGGEQARLQRQIKRDPQELLHNQQAFVIEFFDENTPRKKRSQSFTHTPPPDPKADKRLRAPGAADGNRLCAPPTPAPGRTPGGNAGPQRAGSLKREKAEERLAGPAPAPRAPARPFGSVGRRSRLAQDFLATRASPDKAPPAPPAPLPPLGASPEVPLLPADPQLTKARRPEEEDSLSDAGTYTIETEAPDQEVEEARRMIDQVFGVFESLDPPQVTFRPVIRDEKEDVAGAGVAQHLVQLQEFGSRPAVGPQARHQAQPAPGSPGAQKWVSRWASLADSFSDPGLAEESRQTMEPEVVLPSRTRRLLPQLPSERVDSPAGPEATRKAAPGLPEPGSEQACPFIGQEELDPDSLSDASGSDGGWNPEPSKGQLPERHRGLTEVPAWTRGQHSPWTPGEPASTSFFIGDQNGEATASKKPVPAPGEAPPQRVALSSVPSPDGLYVSTSGKMVIQLCTRRSPEPAGPAPAMPKEGLAFIRQESFTKEPASGPPAPGKLPHISSHPLLQDLAAARAARTDLHTQDTHLILKETETALAALEAQLLSKSAEAQVEGGSPPRPQEDSLSGDSDVDTASMGSLLSGKNGSSPTTPQPGGSQKDKSLATRDLGGSTLSGTHARLSEKQCRPPGPTDAGRAELTRRLSVRRGRGPHASLDWPREERGSSPVHTPISDTGGSDHELLVGTRQGRPGLRRKPVALLPSPAAREEQGRVSSSSQKGPHTLTRSNSLSTPRPTRASRLRRARLGDTSDTEAADSERGIPVNPEPTSRPAGEQTKKLSRLDILALPRKRAGSFTGTSETEAAPARTGFSGRSAEFSCSNRKPSVPRRAAATIASASAAPRQPFSRARPGSARYPSSNARRRQQGSDYTSTSEEECGSPKHARAHTSTATQTPRSSSNGHSRARGGPRDTDDDEANPYGFIVQTSEIAEIARLSQTLVKDVATLAREIHDVAGDGDPLASSGPTRSPSLSNVPSTPASTISAREELVQRIPEASLNFQKVPPRTLNSRDLDQNMNESRQDSLASKTRPRNHEEVIFDNLMLNPVSQLSQAIRENTERLADKMKILFQNKGHTWEDLEARLNAENEVPILKTSNKEISSILKELRRVQKQLEVINAIVDPSGSLALLTGSRNPAAPGPLAGARLTAQSPSASSAETLLPALRPRGYPPRPNCGDPGLLDPVLLPDTEQFLM, encoded by the exons ATGCGTGTCCCAGACCAGAAGTACATCACGCTGAAGGTCAATGACGTTATCCGCTTCGGCTACGAT TCTAATCTGTATGTGTTGGAGCGGGTGCAGCACCGCCTTCCTGAAGAGGCCCTCAAG CATGAGAAATACACCAGCCAGCTGCAGCTGAGTGTGAGGAGTGCCCTGCCCAAGAAGGATGAGCCCCCGCCTGACCACACTCCATACTGTGAGGCCGCAAACCCCAGGCTGGAGAAGGTGGAGCGGAGGCCAGGTCCAG AGGCAGTAACTTACCGCACGCCCCTGTACGGACAGCCATCCTGGTGGGGTGAGGAGGATGCCGGCCACCAGCCAGAGGACCGGAACCAGGAGGAGTCAGACCCAG ATCCTGCCTGTGGCCCTGCACAGCAGGATGGAGAGCTCCGGGGCCCTCTGGCTGGGCCCCGTGCTGCTGTGGAGCCACAGGGCTATGCATTCCGCCGAGAGCCCAGTTACTTCGAGATCCCCACAAAGGAGTCCCCTCCTCCgctgccaccaccaccgccgcccaCCACCCGGTCCCCTGAGGTGCCTGCCCACGAGGTTCCCACCAAGGAGCCCGTATTGGGCGGGGCCGGGGTGGCGCCTGCTGTGCAAAGCCACGCCTCCTTCACCATCGAGTTTGATGACTGCAGCCCAGGCaaggtgaagatcaaggaccacGTGACCAAGTTCACGAGGCGCCAGCAGCGCCCCCTGGGCAAAGAAGCCACACCTGCTGAGATGGTGTCTGCCCAGACCAAGGTGGCCGACTGGCTGGTGCAGAACGACCCAAGTCTGCTGCGCCGGGCTGGGCTGGGGCACGATGGCCACAGCACCAAGAGTGACCTGCCTGTCCACACTCGTACACTCAGGG GCCACAAGCACCAGGATGGCACGCAGAGCGACTCCGAGGACCCGCTGGCGGTGGCGGCGGCCGCGGCTGCGAACGGGACGGAGGCAGGTGGGGAGCAGGCGCGGCTGCAGCGGCAGATTAAGCGGGACCCCCAGGAGCtgctgcacaaccagcaggcgtTTGTCATTGAGTTCTTCGACGAGAACACGCCGCGCAAAAAGCGCTCCCAGTCCTTCACGCACACGCCGCCCCCAGACCCCAAGGCCGACAAGCGCCTCCGCGCGCCGGGCGCCGCTGACGGAAACCGTCTGTGCGCGCCCCCGACCCCGGCCCCGGGTCGGACTCCAGGCGGGAACGCGGGGCCTCAGCGGGCCGGCTCGCTCAAGCGAGAGAAGGCCGAAGAGCGACTGGCTGGCCCTGCGCCCGCCCCCCGCGCTCCCGCGCGCCCCTTCGGCAGCGTGGGTCGCCGCTCCCGCCTGGCACAGGACTTCTTGGCCACCCGGGCTAGCCCTGACAAGGCccccccggccccgcccgcccCTCTGCCGCCCCTGGGGGCCAGCCCCGAGGTgcccctgcttcctgctgacccCCAGCTGACCAAGGCACGCAGGCCAGAGGAGGAGGACAGTCTGAGCGACGCGGGCACCTACACCATCGAGACTGAGGCACCAGACCAGGAGGTGGAGGAAGCCCGCCGGATGATTGACCAG GTCTTTGGAGTGTTCGAGTCTCTGGATCCGCCCCAGGTCACCTTCCGTCCAGTCATTAGAGATGAAAAAGAGGATGTGGCAGGTGCAGGGGTGGCCCAGCACCTGGTTCAGCTGCAGGAGTTTGGGTCCCGGCCAGCAGTAGGCCCACAGGCCAGGCACCAG GCCCAGCCAGCCCCGGGCTCCCCAGGGGCTCAGAAGTGGGTATCCCGCTGGGCCAGCCTGGCTGACAGCTTCTCAGACCCAGGCCTGGCAG AGGAAAGCCGCCAGACCATGGAGCCTGAGGTGGTCCTGCCCTCGCGTACACGCCGCCTCCTCCCACAGCTGCCCAGCGAGCGGGTGGACAGCCCCGCAGGTCCTGAGGCCACCAGAAAGGCTGCTCCTGGCCTGCCTGAACCTGGCAGTGAGCAGGCCTGCCCATTCATTGGCCAGGAAGAGCTGGACCCAGACAGTCTCAGTGATGCCAGTGGGTCGGATGGCGGCTGGAACCCTGAACCCAGCAAGGGTCAGCTGCCAGAAAGGCACAGGGGTCTTACAGAGGTGCCAGCATGGACAAGGGGCCAGCACTCCCCCTGGACTCCAGGGGAGCCGGCCTCCACCTCTTTCTTCATCGGGGACCAGAACGGGGAAGCAACAGCCTCCAAGAAGCCGGTCCCAGCACCCGGGGAGGCGCCTCCCCAGCGGGTGGCCCTGTCCAGCGTGCCATCCCCAGATGGTCTGTACGTCAGCACTAGCGGCAAGATGGTCATCCAGCTTTGCACCCGGCGCTCTCCAGAGCCCGCAGGCCCTGCCCCAGCGATGCCCAAAGAGGGACTGGCCTTCATCCGTCAGGAGAGCTTCACCAAGGAGCCAGCCAGTGGTCCCCCAGCCCCTGGCAAGCTCCCCCATATTTCCAGCCACCCACTGCTCCAGGATCTGGCTGCTGCCCGGGCCGCCCGCACAGACCTCCACACCCAGGACACCCACCTGATCCTGAAAGAGACTGAGACAGCActggcagccctggaggcccagctGTTGTCCAAATCTGCAGAGGCCCAGGTGGAAGGTGGCAGTCCCCCCAGGCCACAGGAGGACTCGCTGTCCGGGGACTCCGACGTGGACACAGCCAGCATGGGCAGCCTGCTCAGCGGCAAAAATGGCTCCAGCCCGACCACCCCACAGCCAGGTGGGTCACAGAAGGACAAGTCGCTGGCCACTCGGGACCTGGGGGGCTCCACCCTGAGTGGCACCCACGCACGGCTCTCTGAGAAGCAGTGCCGCCCACCAGGCCCAACAGATGCTGGTCGAGCAGAGCTGACCCGGCGCCTGTCCGTGAGGCGTGGACGTGGGCCCCACGCGTCCCTGGACTGGCCACGTGAGGAGCGCGGCTCCAGCCCTGTCCACACACCCATCTCAGACACTGGGGGCTCAGACCACGAGCTGCTTGTAGGCACCAGGCAGGGACGGCCAGGCCTTCGGCGGAAGCCAGTGGCCCTTCTGCCATCCCCAGCCGCCCGGGAGGAGCAGGGCCGGGTCTCTAGCAGCTCTCAGAAGGGGCCGCACACGCTGACACGCTCTAACAGTCTGTCTACCCCACGGCCCACGCGGGCCTCCCGGCTACGGCGTGCTAGGCTGGGTGACACCTCAGACACAGAGGCCGCTGACAGTGAGCGGGGCATCCCCGTCAACCCTGAGCCCACGAGCCGCCCAGCCGGTGAGCAGACCAAGAAGCTGTCCCGATTGGACATCCTGGCCCTGCCCCGGAAGCGGGCTGGCTCCTTCACAGGCACCAGTGAGACCGAGGCTGCCCCGGCCCGCACGGGCTTCTCTGGCCGGAGCGCAGAATTCTCCTGCAGTAACCGCAAGCCCAGCGTCCCTCGAAGGGCAGCAGCCACTATCGCCTCGGCCTCTGCAGCCCCTCGCCAGCCCTTCAGCAGGGCCCGCCCAGGCAGCGCCCGTTACCCTTCCTCTA ACGCACGCCGCCGGCAGCAGGGCTCTGATTACACATCCACTTCGGAGGAGGAGTGCGGCTCCCCCAAACACGCCCGCGCCCATACCTCTACAGCCACGCAGACCCCGCGGTCCAGCAGCAACGGCCACTCCAGGGCCCGAGGGGGACCGCGAGACACAGACGACGACGAGGCCAATCCCTACGGCTTTATCGTGCAGACCTCTGAGATCGCAGAGATTGCCAG GCTGAGCCAGACACTGGTGAAGGACGTGGCCACGCTAGCCCGGGAGatccatgacgtggctggtgatGGTGACCCGCTAGCTTCCTCTGGGCCCACCCGCAGCCCCTCCCTCAGCAACGTGCCCAGCACACCAGCCTCTACCATCTCTGCCCGTGAGGAG CTGGTGCAGCGCATCCCGGAGGCCAGCCTCAATTTCCAGAAGGTGCCGCCCCGCACCCTCAATTCCCGGGACTTGGACCAGAACATGAATGAAAGCCGGCAGGACTCCCTGGCCTCAAAGACCAGGCCTCGAAACCACGAGGAG GTGATATTTGACAACCTAATGCTGAACCCTGTGTCACAGCTGTCTCAAGCCATCCGCGAGAACACAGAGCGCCTTGCGGACAAGATGAA GATACTTTTCCAGAACAAGGGGCACACCTGGGAGGACTTGGAGGCCAGGCTCAATGCTGAGAATGAAGTGCCCATCCTGAAGACGTCCAATAAG GAGATCAGCTCCATCCTGAAGGAACTGAGGCGCGTGCAGAAAcagctggaag tcATCAACGCCATCGTGGACCCTAGCGGAAGCCTGGCCTTGCTGACCGGGAGCAGGAACCCCGCAGCCCCTGGACCACTGGCAGGGGCCCGGCTCACTGCTCAGAGCCCATCGGCCTCCTCAGCAGAGACACTGCTGCCCGCCCTGCGGCCAAGGGGTTACCCTCCGCGACCCAACTGTGGCGACCCCGGCCTCCTGGACCCTGTCTTGCTGCCGGACACTGAGCAATTCCTGATGTAG
- the CEP170B gene encoding centrosomal protein of 170 kDa protein B isoform X3, with product MSVTSWFLVSSGGTRHRLPRELIFVGRDECELMLQSRSVDKQHAVINYDQDRDEHCVKDLGSLNGTFVNDMRVPDQKYITLKVNDVIRFGYDSNLYVLERVQHRLPEEALKHEKYTSQLQLSVRSALPKKDEPPPDHTPYCEAANPRLEKVERRPGPEAVTYRTPLYGQPSWWGEEDAGHQPEDRNQEESDPDPACGPAQQDGELRGPLAGPRAAVEPQGYAFRREPSYFEIPTKESPPPLPPPPPPTTRSPEVPAHEVPTKEPVLGGAGVAPAVQSHASFTIEFDDCSPGKVKIKDHVTKFTRRQQRPLGKEATPAEMVSAQTKVADWLVQNDPSLLRRAGLGHDGHSTKSDLPVHTRTLRGHKHQDGTQSDSEDPLAVAAAAAANGTEAGGEQARLQRQIKRDPQELLHNQQAFVIEFFDENTPRKKRSQSFTHTPPPDPKADKRLRAPGAADGNRLCAPPTPAPGRTPGGNAGPQRAGSLKREKAEERLAGPAPAPRAPARPFGSVGRRSRLAQDFLATRASPDKAPPAPPAPLPPLGASPEVPLLPADPQLTKARRPEEEDSLSDAGTYTIETEAPDQEVEEARRMIDQAQPAPGSPGAQKWVSRWASLADSFSDPGLAEESRQTMEPEVVLPSRTRRLLPQLPSERVDSPAGPEATRKAAPGLPEPGSEQACPFIGQEELDPDSLSDASGSDGGWNPEPSKGQLPERHRGLTEVPAWTRGQHSPWTPGEPASTSFFIGDQNGEATASKKPVPAPGEAPPQRVALSSVPSPDGLYVSTSGKMVIQLCTRRSPEPAGPAPAMPKEGLAFIRQESFTKEPASGPPAPGKLPHISSHPLLQDLAAARAARTDLHTQDTHLILKETETALAALEAQLLSKSAEAQVEGGSPPRPQEDSLSGDSDVDTASMGSLLSGKNGSSPTTPQPGGSQKDKSLATRDLGGSTLSGTHARLSEKQCRPPGPTDAGRAELTRRLSVRRGRGPHASLDWPREERGSSPVHTPISDTGGSDHELLVGTRQGRPGLRRKPVALLPSPAAREEQGRVSSSSQKGPHTLTRSNSLSTPRPTRASRLRRARLGDTSDTEAADSERGIPVNPEPTSRPAGEQTKKLSRLDILALPRKRAGSFTGTSETEAAPARTGFSGRSAEFSCSNRKPSVPRRAAATIASASAAPRQPFSRARPGSARYPSSNARRRQQGSDYTSTSEEECGSPKHARAHTSTATQTPRSSSNGHSRARGGPRDTDDDEANPYGFIVQTSEIAEIARLSQTLVKDVATLAREIHDVAGDGDPLASSGPTRSPSLSNVPSTPASTISAREELVQRIPEASLNFQKVPPRTLNSRDLDQNMNESRQDSLASKTRPRNHEEVIFDNLMLNPVSQLSQAIRENTERLADKMKILFQNKGHTWEDLEARLNAENEVPILKTSNKEISSILKELRRVQKQLEVINAIVDPSGSLALLTGSRNPAAPGPLAGARLTAQSPSASSAETLLPALRPRGYPPRPNCGDPGLLDPVLLPDTEQFLM from the exons ATGAGCGTCACCTCCTGGTTCCTGGTGAGCAGCGGGGGCACACGCCACCGGCTACCTCGGGAGCTCATCTTCGTGGGGCGAGATGAGTGTGAGCTCATGCTTCAG TCTCGCAGTGTGGACAAACAGCATGCCGTCATCAACTACGACCAGGACAGAGATGAGCACTGTGTGAAGGATCTGGGCAGCCTCAATGGG ACCTTTGTCAATGACATGCGTGTCCCAGACCAGAAGTACATCACGCTGAAGGTCAATGACGTTATCCGCTTCGGCTACGAT TCTAATCTGTATGTGTTGGAGCGGGTGCAGCACCGCCTTCCTGAAGAGGCCCTCAAG CATGAGAAATACACCAGCCAGCTGCAGCTGAGTGTGAGGAGTGCCCTGCCCAAGAAGGATGAGCCCCCGCCTGACCACACTCCATACTGTGAGGCCGCAAACCCCAGGCTGGAGAAGGTGGAGCGGAGGCCAGGTCCAG AGGCAGTAACTTACCGCACGCCCCTGTACGGACAGCCATCCTGGTGGGGTGAGGAGGATGCCGGCCACCAGCCAGAGGACCGGAACCAGGAGGAGTCAGACCCAG ATCCTGCCTGTGGCCCTGCACAGCAGGATGGAGAGCTCCGGGGCCCTCTGGCTGGGCCCCGTGCTGCTGTGGAGCCACAGGGCTATGCATTCCGCCGAGAGCCCAGTTACTTCGAGATCCCCACAAAGGAGTCCCCTCCTCCgctgccaccaccaccgccgcccaCCACCCGGTCCCCTGAGGTGCCTGCCCACGAGGTTCCCACCAAGGAGCCCGTATTGGGCGGGGCCGGGGTGGCGCCTGCTGTGCAAAGCCACGCCTCCTTCACCATCGAGTTTGATGACTGCAGCCCAGGCaaggtgaagatcaaggaccacGTGACCAAGTTCACGAGGCGCCAGCAGCGCCCCCTGGGCAAAGAAGCCACACCTGCTGAGATGGTGTCTGCCCAGACCAAGGTGGCCGACTGGCTGGTGCAGAACGACCCAAGTCTGCTGCGCCGGGCTGGGCTGGGGCACGATGGCCACAGCACCAAGAGTGACCTGCCTGTCCACACTCGTACACTCAGGG GCCACAAGCACCAGGATGGCACGCAGAGCGACTCCGAGGACCCGCTGGCGGTGGCGGCGGCCGCGGCTGCGAACGGGACGGAGGCAGGTGGGGAGCAGGCGCGGCTGCAGCGGCAGATTAAGCGGGACCCCCAGGAGCtgctgcacaaccagcaggcgtTTGTCATTGAGTTCTTCGACGAGAACACGCCGCGCAAAAAGCGCTCCCAGTCCTTCACGCACACGCCGCCCCCAGACCCCAAGGCCGACAAGCGCCTCCGCGCGCCGGGCGCCGCTGACGGAAACCGTCTGTGCGCGCCCCCGACCCCGGCCCCGGGTCGGACTCCAGGCGGGAACGCGGGGCCTCAGCGGGCCGGCTCGCTCAAGCGAGAGAAGGCCGAAGAGCGACTGGCTGGCCCTGCGCCCGCCCCCCGCGCTCCCGCGCGCCCCTTCGGCAGCGTGGGTCGCCGCTCCCGCCTGGCACAGGACTTCTTGGCCACCCGGGCTAGCCCTGACAAGGCccccccggccccgcccgcccCTCTGCCGCCCCTGGGGGCCAGCCCCGAGGTgcccctgcttcctgctgacccCCAGCTGACCAAGGCACGCAGGCCAGAGGAGGAGGACAGTCTGAGCGACGCGGGCACCTACACCATCGAGACTGAGGCACCAGACCAGGAGGTGGAGGAAGCCCGCCGGATGATTGACCAG GCCCAGCCAGCCCCGGGCTCCCCAGGGGCTCAGAAGTGGGTATCCCGCTGGGCCAGCCTGGCTGACAGCTTCTCAGACCCAGGCCTGGCAG AGGAAAGCCGCCAGACCATGGAGCCTGAGGTGGTCCTGCCCTCGCGTACACGCCGCCTCCTCCCACAGCTGCCCAGCGAGCGGGTGGACAGCCCCGCAGGTCCTGAGGCCACCAGAAAGGCTGCTCCTGGCCTGCCTGAACCTGGCAGTGAGCAGGCCTGCCCATTCATTGGCCAGGAAGAGCTGGACCCAGACAGTCTCAGTGATGCCAGTGGGTCGGATGGCGGCTGGAACCCTGAACCCAGCAAGGGTCAGCTGCCAGAAAGGCACAGGGGTCTTACAGAGGTGCCAGCATGGACAAGGGGCCAGCACTCCCCCTGGACTCCAGGGGAGCCGGCCTCCACCTCTTTCTTCATCGGGGACCAGAACGGGGAAGCAACAGCCTCCAAGAAGCCGGTCCCAGCACCCGGGGAGGCGCCTCCCCAGCGGGTGGCCCTGTCCAGCGTGCCATCCCCAGATGGTCTGTACGTCAGCACTAGCGGCAAGATGGTCATCCAGCTTTGCACCCGGCGCTCTCCAGAGCCCGCAGGCCCTGCCCCAGCGATGCCCAAAGAGGGACTGGCCTTCATCCGTCAGGAGAGCTTCACCAAGGAGCCAGCCAGTGGTCCCCCAGCCCCTGGCAAGCTCCCCCATATTTCCAGCCACCCACTGCTCCAGGATCTGGCTGCTGCCCGGGCCGCCCGCACAGACCTCCACACCCAGGACACCCACCTGATCCTGAAAGAGACTGAGACAGCActggcagccctggaggcccagctGTTGTCCAAATCTGCAGAGGCCCAGGTGGAAGGTGGCAGTCCCCCCAGGCCACAGGAGGACTCGCTGTCCGGGGACTCCGACGTGGACACAGCCAGCATGGGCAGCCTGCTCAGCGGCAAAAATGGCTCCAGCCCGACCACCCCACAGCCAGGTGGGTCACAGAAGGACAAGTCGCTGGCCACTCGGGACCTGGGGGGCTCCACCCTGAGTGGCACCCACGCACGGCTCTCTGAGAAGCAGTGCCGCCCACCAGGCCCAACAGATGCTGGTCGAGCAGAGCTGACCCGGCGCCTGTCCGTGAGGCGTGGACGTGGGCCCCACGCGTCCCTGGACTGGCCACGTGAGGAGCGCGGCTCCAGCCCTGTCCACACACCCATCTCAGACACTGGGGGCTCAGACCACGAGCTGCTTGTAGGCACCAGGCAGGGACGGCCAGGCCTTCGGCGGAAGCCAGTGGCCCTTCTGCCATCCCCAGCCGCCCGGGAGGAGCAGGGCCGGGTCTCTAGCAGCTCTCAGAAGGGGCCGCACACGCTGACACGCTCTAACAGTCTGTCTACCCCACGGCCCACGCGGGCCTCCCGGCTACGGCGTGCTAGGCTGGGTGACACCTCAGACACAGAGGCCGCTGACAGTGAGCGGGGCATCCCCGTCAACCCTGAGCCCACGAGCCGCCCAGCCGGTGAGCAGACCAAGAAGCTGTCCCGATTGGACATCCTGGCCCTGCCCCGGAAGCGGGCTGGCTCCTTCACAGGCACCAGTGAGACCGAGGCTGCCCCGGCCCGCACGGGCTTCTCTGGCCGGAGCGCAGAATTCTCCTGCAGTAACCGCAAGCCCAGCGTCCCTCGAAGGGCAGCAGCCACTATCGCCTCGGCCTCTGCAGCCCCTCGCCAGCCCTTCAGCAGGGCCCGCCCAGGCAGCGCCCGTTACCCTTCCTCTA ACGCACGCCGCCGGCAGCAGGGCTCTGATTACACATCCACTTCGGAGGAGGAGTGCGGCTCCCCCAAACACGCCCGCGCCCATACCTCTACAGCCACGCAGACCCCGCGGTCCAGCAGCAACGGCCACTCCAGGGCCCGAGGGGGACCGCGAGACACAGACGACGACGAGGCCAATCCCTACGGCTTTATCGTGCAGACCTCTGAGATCGCAGAGATTGCCAG GCTGAGCCAGACACTGGTGAAGGACGTGGCCACGCTAGCCCGGGAGatccatgacgtggctggtgatGGTGACCCGCTAGCTTCCTCTGGGCCCACCCGCAGCCCCTCCCTCAGCAACGTGCCCAGCACACCAGCCTCTACCATCTCTGCCCGTGAGGAG CTGGTGCAGCGCATCCCGGAGGCCAGCCTCAATTTCCAGAAGGTGCCGCCCCGCACCCTCAATTCCCGGGACTTGGACCAGAACATGAATGAAAGCCGGCAGGACTCCCTGGCCTCAAAGACCAGGCCTCGAAACCACGAGGAG GTGATATTTGACAACCTAATGCTGAACCCTGTGTCACAGCTGTCTCAAGCCATCCGCGAGAACACAGAGCGCCTTGCGGACAAGATGAA GATACTTTTCCAGAACAAGGGGCACACCTGGGAGGACTTGGAGGCCAGGCTCAATGCTGAGAATGAAGTGCCCATCCTGAAGACGTCCAATAAG GAGATCAGCTCCATCCTGAAGGAACTGAGGCGCGTGCAGAAAcagctggaag tcATCAACGCCATCGTGGACCCTAGCGGAAGCCTGGCCTTGCTGACCGGGAGCAGGAACCCCGCAGCCCCTGGACCACTGGCAGGGGCCCGGCTCACTGCTCAGAGCCCATCGGCCTCCTCAGCAGAGACACTGCTGCCCGCCCTGCGGCCAAGGGGTTACCCTCCGCGACCCAACTGTGGCGACCCCGGCCTCCTGGACCCTGTCTTGCTGCCGGACACTGAGCAATTCCTGATGTAG